The following are from one region of the Nostoc cf. commune SO-36 genome:
- a CDS encoding type II toxin-antitoxin system HicB family antitoxin encodes MKYTIIIQWSEEDQCYVVLLPEFTHIMQPCTHGETYEDALKNAQEVLEMLIESSLADGEPLPEPKTLGKSLKVAL; translated from the coding sequence ATGAAATATACAATTATTATTCAATGGTCAGAAGAAGACCAATGTTATGTAGTTTTGCTACCTGAGTTTACCCATATAATGCAGCCTTGTACTCACGGAGAAACTTATGAAGACGCTCTTAAAAATGCTCAAGAAGTTTTAGAAATGCTGATTGAATCATCTTTGGCTGACGGTGAACCTCTACCAGAGCCTAAAACGCTAGGAAAGTCGTTAAAAGTAGCGTTGTAA
- a CDS encoding XisI protein encodes MDYTKLDHYSQVIETILSEYASLSYSYADIQSEVVSDRSRVGAASLKETRYLWMDIGWDGDRRIHGCLVHIDLIDGKIWIQRDGTEEGIAADLERAGIPKEHIVLGFRPPELRPYTGYAVA; translated from the coding sequence ATGGATTATACCAAGTTAGACCACTATAGCCAGGTGATTGAAACTATTCTTAGTGAGTATGCTTCCTTGAGTTATTCCTATGCCGATATTCAATCAGAAGTGGTGTCTGATCGAAGCCGCGTTGGCGCAGCCTCTCTGAAAGAGACTCGCTATTTGTGGATGGATATAGGTTGGGATGGCGATCGCCGCATTCACGGCTGTCTGGTTCATATTGACTTGATTGATGGCAAAATCTGGATTCAACGAGATGGCACGGAAGAAGGCATTGCTGCCGATTTAGAACGGGCTGGAATTCCTAAAGAACATATCGTGCTTGGCTTTCGTCCACCAGAGTTAAGACCTTACACAGGTTATGCAGTTGCTTAA
- a CDS encoding DUF6888 family protein produces MLSNTYRSIELFRFDDQTGVVFIFVNEELQIIVPANGNWRFLNATEF; encoded by the coding sequence ATGTTGTCAAACACCTATCGGAGTATTGAGCTATTTCGCTTTGATGACCAAACCGGAGTTGTATTTATTTTTGTCAATGAAGAACTCCAAATCATTGTACCTGCTAATGGAAACTGGAGGTTTTTAAATGCGACCGAATTTTGA
- a CDS encoding element excision factor XisH family protein produces MIKDKWIITHDPLTLKFGKKDLYVDLGARQLLAVQKAESKIAVVIKSFTEKSDVDDLEKALGQYILYQDILIELEPERMLYLAVPNRIFDDLFEEPIGKLLLRNHRLKLITFAPKQEVIKQWIIPS; encoded by the coding sequence TTGATTAAAGACAAATGGATAATTACTCATGACCCACTGACCCTGAAGTTTGGTAAAAAAGATTTGTATGTTGATTTAGGTGCTAGACAACTGCTGGCGGTACAAAAAGCAGAATCTAAAATTGCAGTTGTAATTAAAAGTTTTACAGAAAAATCAGATGTTGATGATTTAGAAAAAGCGTTAGGTCAGTATATTTTATATCAGGATATATTAATTGAGTTAGAGCCAGAGCGAATGTTATATCTTGCAGTACCTAACAGAATTTTTGATGATTTGTTTGAAGAACCGATCGGCAAACTGTTACTGAGAAATCATCGTTTAAAGCTGATTACCTTTGCTCCAAAACAGGAGGTCATTAAACAATGGATTATACCAAGTTAG
- a CDS encoding DUF6887 family protein produces MRPNFEAMTNKELIAYALAHREDVEPLRVLYGRRTPDSEATWYGPMVAEDGTPIEENIRIAEEAIRQRIEQANQSKQDSQS; encoded by the coding sequence ATGCGACCGAATTTTGAAGCAATGACTAACAAAGAACTAATAGCTTACGCACTTGCACACCGGGAAGATGTAGAGCCTTTGCGTGTTTTGTATGGTCGCCGCACTCCTGATTCAGAAGCAACATGGTACGGGCCAATGGTAGCTGAAGACGGTACGCCAATAGAAGAAAATATTCGCATTGCAGAAGAAGCAATTAGGCAACGCATTGAGCAAGCAAATCAAAGCAAGCAAGATTCTCAAAGTTAA
- a CDS encoding PQQ-dependent sugar dehydrogenase, whose amino-acid sequence MLRRILPSSLVTLIASVTSLISLEVFPNAAFAQPPDASVETQLKVPYTMSYTPFNISRYLKVPPNFSASVYARIDKARFMAVAPNGDLLVSQPSTGKVLIVRPNGSKDPIISDFVTGLRKPHDIVFHKIGNTTYIYIAETHQINRFIYNSGDIVAKNRQIVVIGLPDSSTSELKGSYGHELKNIALDANHKLYVSIASTCNACKQDTVSNPKRGAIYVYNADGTNQRLFAQGLRNAEGLAFVPGTNDFWVVVNNRDQIAYPFNDSSGNYGKIIPSYVDNHPPEEFTRVRDGGNYGWPFCNPNPDTPNGLNNMPFDRDYQYNADGNVNCNALDKITKGIQAHSAPLGLTFLQNTNFPSLYSSGVVTALHGSWNRQKKTGYKISYFPWNSTTKTPGDEMDLVNGWLIPETQEVWGRPVDMVVDQQGNLLISDDYSGTIYKLSYTPSQQVKVYKDPNLTGVSQSFPTTSGVYEAIKGNLSIVGNDAISSLSVPPGTVVRVCQHETGGLCREYNAGDHNYVGADLDNIISFIEVRLSSTPSQQVRVYKDPNLTGVSQSFPATQGVYEAIKGNLSIVGNDAISSLSVPPGTVVRVCQHETGGLCREYNAGDHNYVGADLDNIISFIEVRLSSTPSQQVRVYKDPNLTGVSQSFPATPGVYEAIKGNLSIVGNDAISSLSVPPGTVVRVCQTESGGLCREFSAGDYNYVGADLDNIISFIEVK is encoded by the coding sequence ATGCTCAGACGCATACTACCTTCATCGCTAGTTACTTTGATTGCCTCAGTTACTAGTCTGATATCGTTAGAAGTTTTTCCTAACGCAGCATTCGCTCAACCTCCAGACGCGTCTGTTGAAACCCAGCTGAAAGTGCCTTACACGATGAGCTATACGCCTTTTAATATTAGCCGTTACTTAAAAGTGCCGCCCAATTTTTCCGCCTCTGTTTATGCTCGCATTGACAAAGCCCGCTTTATGGCAGTTGCTCCCAATGGGGATCTTCTCGTATCACAGCCAAGTACCGGTAAAGTGTTAATTGTCCGACCCAATGGCAGCAAAGACCCAATTATTTCTGACTTCGTGACGGGTTTACGCAAACCACACGACATTGTGTTTCATAAGATTGGTAACACCACATACATTTATATTGCTGAGACTCATCAAATTAACCGCTTCATCTACAACTCTGGAGATATAGTCGCCAAAAATCGCCAAATCGTTGTAATTGGTTTACCAGACAGCAGTACATCAGAACTTAAAGGATCTTATGGTCACGAACTGAAAAATATCGCACTTGATGCCAACCACAAACTATACGTGTCCATCGCCTCTACGTGCAATGCCTGCAAACAAGATACTGTCAGTAACCCAAAGCGTGGTGCGATTTACGTCTACAACGCTGATGGAACCAATCAGCGGCTTTTTGCCCAAGGTTTACGTAATGCCGAAGGATTAGCATTCGTACCTGGTACGAATGACTTTTGGGTAGTCGTTAATAATCGAGACCAGATTGCTTATCCCTTCAATGATAGCAGTGGTAATTACGGTAAAATTATTCCCTCTTATGTAGACAACCACCCACCAGAGGAGTTCACACGAGTCCGAGATGGCGGTAACTACGGTTGGCCATTCTGCAACCCCAATCCAGACACGCCAAATGGCCTCAACAATATGCCATTTGATCGCGACTATCAGTACAATGCTGATGGAAATGTTAATTGCAATGCATTGGATAAGATTACCAAGGGTATTCAAGCCCATTCCGCTCCTTTGGGATTAACATTCTTACAAAATACCAACTTTCCCAGCCTGTACTCAAGTGGAGTAGTGACGGCGTTGCATGGTTCATGGAATCGGCAGAAGAAAACGGGCTACAAAATATCTTACTTTCCCTGGAACAGTACGACAAAGACCCCAGGAGATGAGATGGATTTAGTCAATGGTTGGCTAATTCCAGAAACGCAAGAAGTCTGGGGGCGACCTGTGGATATGGTAGTCGATCAGCAAGGTAATTTGTTAATTTCTGATGATTACAGTGGCACTATCTACAAGCTCTCCTACACGCCTTCACAACAGGTTAAGGTCTACAAAGACCCAAATTTGACTGGAGTTTCCCAGTCTTTTCCTACAACTTCAGGAGTATACGAAGCAATCAAAGGGAACTTAAGTATTGTAGGGAATGACGCTATTAGCTCACTAAGTGTACCACCGGGTACGGTAGTACGTGTTTGCCAACATGAAACTGGTGGTTTATGCCGTGAGTATAACGCTGGTGATCATAATTACGTCGGAGCTGACTTGGATAACATAATATCGTTTATAGAGGTCAGACTCTCTTCTACACCCTCACAACAGGTTAGGGTCTACAAAGACCCGAATTTAACTGGAGTTTCCCAGTCTTTTCCTGCAACTCAAGGAGTATACGAAGCAATCAAAGGGAACTTAAGTATTGTAGGGAATGACGCTATTAGCTCACTAAGTGTACCACCGGGTACGGTAGTACGTGTTTGCCAACATGAAACTGGTGGTTTATGCCGTGAGTATAACGCTGGTGATCATAATTACGTCGGAGCTGACTTGGATAACATAATATCGTTTATAGAGGTCAGACTCTCTTCTACACCTTCACAACAGGTTAGGGTCTACAAAGACCCGAATTTAACTGGAGTTTCCCAGTCTTTTCCTGCAACTCCAGGAGTATACGAAGCAATCAAAGGGAACTTAAGTATTGTAGGGAATGACGCTATTAGCTCATTAAGTGTACCACCGGGTACAGTGGTACGTGTTTGCCAAACTGAAAGTGGTGGTCTATGCCGTGAGTTTAGTGCTGGTGATTATAATTACGTTGGAGCTGACTTGGACAACATAATATCGTTTATAGAGGTCAAATAG
- a CDS encoding ISKra4 family transposase (programmed frameshift), translating to MNQDKQERLKACLQEVATLLYEEADKSKLTDLEGIEKTVRSQILELVSPEIAPFFIEQKTGTKVGKTRKIKSLVGELTLKAKQLQKLGLKPRSRLSPLLQKCCLRLSANESYQKAEIEVEALTGVKVGHSTQQKLVLSQDFELPLAKQAVSEVSVDGGKVRLRGKPKAGCHWRDYKTVRLQGIYYSAFFDDNQSLVDYVNSQRLVNPLVCLGDGHDGVWNLVKEFGKTEHFQRWEILDWYHLKENLYKIGGSLKRLKVAETLLWQGQVEETKALFHNRRGKQVKNFIAYLEKHRSRIVNYSYYQAEQLCSIGSGAVESAIKQIGARMKISGAQWNVDSVNQILSVRCAYLNGLLAI from the exons ATGAACCAGGATAAACAAGAACGGCTCAAAGCGTGCTTACAAGAAGTGGCAACATTGTTGTATGAAGAAGCAGACAAAAGTAAGCTAACAGACCTGGAAGGCATAGAAAAAACAGTTCGCAGTCAAATATTAGAACTAGTTAGCCCAGAAATAGCCC CTTTTTTTATCGAACAAAAAACTGGAACAAAAGTAGGTAAAACCAGGAAAATTAAAAGCTTGGTGGGGGAACTGACTCTTAAAGCCAAACAGTTACAGAAACTGGGTTTGAAGCCCAGAAGTCGGTTAAGCCCATTACTTCAAAAGTGTTGTTTGAGGCTGTCAGCTAACGAATCATACCAAAAAGCAGAAATTGAAGTTGAGGCATTGACAGGAGTGAAAGTGGGTCACTCAACGCAACAAAAATTAGTACTGTCACAAGATTTTGAATTACCACTTGCAAAACAAGCAGTTTCAGAAGTCAGTGTAGATGGGGGAAAAGTCCGACTCCGGGGTAAACCGAAAGCCGGGTGTCACTGGCGAGACTATAAAACCGTAAGACTACAAGGAATTTACTATAGTGCGTTTTTTGATGACAACCAATCATTAGTTGATTATGTCAATAGCCAGCGTCTGGTTAACCCATTAGTATGCTTGGGGGATGGTCATGATGGCGTGTGGAATTTAGTCAAAGAGTTTGGTAAAACAGAGCATTTTCAGCGTTGGGAAATATTGGATTGGTATCACCTCAAAGAAAATCTCTACAAAATTGGCGGTTCTTTAAAGCGGCTTAAAGTTGCTGAAACTCTTTTGTGGCAAGGTCAAGTCGAAGAAACTAAAGCTTTATTTCATAATCGTCGAGGCAAACAAGTTAAGAACTTCATCGCTTATCTTGAAAAACATCGCTCTCGCATTGTCAACTACAGCTATTACCAGGCTGAACAACTTTGTTCTATTGGTTCTGGTGCAGTCGAGTCTGCTATTAAACAGATTGGAGCTAGGATGAAAATTTCTGGCGCACAATGGAATGTTGATAGTGTTAATCAAATCCTCTCAGTTCGTTGTGCTTATCTCAATGGTTTACTGGCTATTTGA
- a CDS encoding NAD(P)-dependent alcohol dehydrogenase, which translates to MKAVVIRRYGAAEVLQYEEVEQPKIEPTQLLVKVRASSVNPIDWKIRQGMLSLITGSNFPKILGFDVAGDVVAVGSGVTHFKPGDAIYGSTSFPGGGYAEFAAVPENVVALKPTNLSYEEAGAVPLAALTALQALRNEGNIQTGQSVLINGAAGGVGIFAVQIAKALGAVVTGVCSTKNLDLVKSLGSDRVIDYTQQDFTQDIAQYDIIFDAVGKRSLSQTKKVLKPNGIYITTLPSPEVFLESLLTAFLPVQKAKFILEKPNTQDLVYLKELIEAGKIRVVIDRTYPLQELAAAHIYSETGRAVGKIAIAQPAVDIAVSN; encoded by the coding sequence ATGAAAGCAGTGGTTATCCGTCGGTATGGCGCGGCTGAGGTGTTGCAGTATGAAGAGGTAGAACAGCCGAAAATTGAGCCAACACAGTTACTTGTGAAAGTTCGTGCTAGTAGCGTTAATCCCATTGATTGGAAAATTCGCCAAGGAATGTTGAGTTTGATTACCGGCAGCAATTTTCCGAAGATTTTGGGGTTTGATGTGGCGGGAGATGTGGTAGCCGTTGGCTCTGGTGTCACTCATTTTAAACCAGGAGATGCTATCTATGGCAGTACTAGTTTCCCTGGAGGAGGTTATGCCGAATTTGCAGCTGTTCCAGAAAATGTGGTGGCTCTCAAACCAACGAATCTATCTTATGAAGAAGCTGGGGCTGTTCCTTTAGCAGCGCTCACGGCTCTGCAAGCGCTGCGAAATGAGGGAAATATTCAAACAGGACAAAGTGTTTTGATTAATGGTGCTGCGGGCGGTGTAGGGATTTTTGCAGTGCAAATTGCTAAAGCTTTAGGGGCAGTGGTGACGGGAGTTTGCAGTACCAAAAACTTGGATTTGGTGAAATCTCTGGGTTCTGACCGCGTGATTGATTATACGCAGCAAGATTTCACCCAAGATATAGCGCAGTATGACATTATCTTTGATGCAGTGGGTAAACGATCGCTCTCACAAACCAAAAAAGTCCTCAAACCCAACGGAATTTATATCACCACGCTACCAAGTCCCGAAGTCTTCTTAGAGAGCCTTTTAACAGCATTCCTTCCCGTTCAAAAAGCGAAATTTATCCTGGAAAAACCCAACACTCAGGATTTGGTTTATCTGAAAGAATTGATTGAAGCGGGTAAAATTCGTGTGGTGATTGATCGCACATATCCCTTACAAGAACTAGCGGCGGCTCATATTTATAGTGAAACTGGGCGTGCAGTGGGTAAAATTGCGATCGCGCAGCCGGCCGTAGACATCGCAGTTAGCAATTGA
- a CDS encoding PQQ-dependent sugar dehydrogenase: MVAFTLKPTQILRGILSASLLSLMSLEVLITAAFGNPPPASVETKLKVPSTMTSWPFNTSRYLKVPPNFSASVYARINKARFMAVAPNGDLLVSQPSTGKVLIVRPNGSKDPIISDFVTGLRKPHDIVFHKIGNTTYIYIAETHQINRFIYNSGDIVAKNRQIVVIGLPDSSTSELKGSYGHELKNIALDANHKLYVSIASTCNACKQDTVSNPKRGAIYVYNADGTNQRLFAQGLRNAEGLAFVPGTNDFWVVVNNRDQIAYPFNDSSGNYGKIIPSYVDNHPPEEFTRVRDGGNYGWPFCNPNPDTPNGLNNMPFDRDYQYNADGNVNCNALDKITKGIQAHSAPLGLTFLQNTNFPSLYSSGVVTALHGSWNRQKKTGYKISYFPWNSTTKTPGDEMDLVNGWLIPETQEVWGRPVDMVVDQQGNLLISDDYSGTIYKLSYTPSQQVKVYKDPNLTGVSQSFPTTPGVYKANQGGLNVVGNDAISSLSVPSGTVVRVCQNETGGLCREFSAGDYKSLGADLDNIISFIEVK, encoded by the coding sequence ATGGTTGCATTTACTTTAAAACCAACACAGATACTTAGAGGTATATTATCCGCATCGCTACTTAGTCTGATGTCATTAGAGGTTCTTATCACCGCAGCGTTCGGCAACCCGCCCCCTGCGTCTGTTGAAACTAAGCTGAAAGTGCCTAGTACAATGACCTCTTGGCCCTTTAACACTAGCCGTTACTTGAAAGTGCCGCCCAATTTTTCCGCCTCTGTTTATGCTCGCATTAACAAAGCCCGCTTTATGGCAGTTGCTCCCAATGGGGATCTTCTCGTATCACAGCCAAGTACCGGTAAAGTGTTAATTGTCCGACCCAATGGCAGCAAAGACCCAATTATTTCTGACTTCGTGACGGGTTTACGCAAACCACACGACATTGTGTTTCATAAGATTGGTAACACCACATACATTTATATTGCTGAGACTCATCAAATTAACCGCTTCATCTACAACTCTGGAGATATAGTCGCCAAAAATCGCCAAATCGTTGTAATTGGTTTACCAGACAGCAGTACATCAGAACTTAAAGGATCTTATGGTCACGAACTGAAAAATATCGCACTTGATGCCAACCACAAACTATACGTGTCCATCGCCTCTACGTGCAATGCCTGCAAACAAGATACTGTCAGTAACCCAAAGCGTGGTGCGATTTACGTCTACAACGCTGATGGAACCAATCAGCGGCTTTTTGCCCAAGGTTTACGTAATGCCGAAGGATTAGCATTCGTACCTGGTACGAATGACTTTTGGGTAGTCGTTAATAATCGAGACCAGATTGCTTATCCCTTCAATGATAGCAGTGGTAATTACGGTAAAATTATTCCCTCTTATGTAGACAACCACCCACCAGAGGAGTTCACACGAGTCCGAGATGGCGGTAACTACGGTTGGCCATTCTGCAACCCCAATCCAGACACGCCAAATGGCCTCAACAATATGCCATTTGATCGCGACTATCAGTACAATGCTGATGGAAATGTTAATTGCAATGCATTGGATAAGATTACCAAGGGTATTCAAGCCCATTCCGCTCCTTTGGGATTAACATTCTTACAAAATACCAACTTTCCCAGCCTGTACTCAAGTGGAGTAGTGACGGCGTTGCATGGTTCATGGAATCGGCAGAAGAAAACGGGCTACAAAATATCTTACTTTCCCTGGAACAGTACGACAAAGACCCCAGGAGATGAGATGGATTTAGTCAATGGTTGGCTAATTCCAGAAACGCAAGAAGTCTGGGGGCGACCTGTGGATATGGTAGTCGATCAGCAAGGTAATTTGTTAATTTCTGATGATTACAGTGGCACTATCTACAAGCTCTCCTACACGCCTTCACAACAGGTTAAGGTCTACAAAGACCCAAATTTGACTGGAGTTTCCCAGTCTTTTCCTACAACTCCAGGAGTATACAAAGCTAATCAAGGTGGCTTAAATGTTGTAGGGAATGACGCTATTAGCTCATTAAGTGTACCATCGGGTACGGTAGTACGTGTTTGCCAAAATGAAACTGGTGGTCTGTGCCGTGAGTTTAGTGCTGGTGATTATAAATCTCTTGGAGCTGACTTAGATAACATAATATCTTTTATAGAAGTCAAGTAG
- a CDS encoding HEAT repeat domain-containing protein — protein sequence MLDWLAIWGVTQAAGLIFKPILEDLAKDAAKDWAKDLLKGIPGNILEKLKKEDIEIAAGKALKEFLQLVQEDLKGGELSEDEIKKYTQPIKQFLKVQEVKEILGNAFKDNNPAIDTNKLQEMWDKVNVSNPLPDDFNWKRVAKKYLQKVKEIIQGIPELRDIHDSQNLDKIKDILEGNAEKITTFDLVKYQEGIRECYGNLKLDSLDTSGYAYNELKLWRIFTAQNVRETHQVLAQVHELPKEHLRRLRESEQVEAVELEELERHKRVYFEQPTRSVLDVVNKKQDYKYLVILGDPGSGKSTLLQFLALNWAESPLDNVISLPIPLLIELNTYMRWRENKENQSFLNFFHQGSGAIHHLNQLELDKQLKAGNALVMFDGLDEVFEAGKRKDVITDIHSFTKDYPDVQVIVTSRIIGYKPQPFLNAKFRHFILQDLDSEQIQDFINRWHELTFTDAVDKVRKRERLKRGIEASKSIAELAGNPLLLTMMAILNRNQELPRDRAELYNQASRVLLHQWDVERALIEDKRLDPKTIDYKDKQAMLRQVAYLMQTGDKGLAGNLINENDLVKVLTDYLKTIEFDKPREAAQVMKDQLRTRNFMLCFLGADYYAFVHRTFLEYFCAWEFVWQFKETQTLTLEELKNEVFGKHWRDESWREVLRLITGMLEPKFAGDIIDDLIEVYDEQINEWCEVEVIDILILASECMSDIRNRLAITSTDNKLVERLKKLVEVYAPYSGEDMGYTFPEEEANLIHTISTKVISVITTTWSNHVETLPWLKNLAVYGYGYMAAMAIQELARGWKDDPDTLSILKSLVQAFHYGEDKYRENRSAYAAIQELARGWKDDSDTLPMLKSLTQFSEDTSIQTMAVRELARGWKDDPDTLPMLKSLAQSSNDWVVQSTVLQELAQGWKNQLNILSFLKEFAQVDNFNYLKHEVMEELIRSWQISPEIYDFLHECAVDDSFDWIDWDFSDTRNVPSRQIALKAIIEQFPQHPQTLPLLRDRAENDPDEQVREFAQKKLKQLEE from the coding sequence ATGCTGGACTGGTTAGCTATTTGGGGTGTAACTCAGGCCGCCGGGTTGATTTTTAAACCCATTCTGGAAGACTTAGCCAAGGATGCTGCTAAAGATTGGGCTAAAGATTTATTAAAAGGCATCCCTGGCAATATTTTAGAAAAACTGAAAAAGGAAGATATAGAAATCGCTGCTGGGAAAGCTTTAAAAGAATTTTTACAACTCGTGCAGGAAGATTTAAAAGGTGGAGAACTTTCTGAAGATGAAATCAAAAAGTATACGCAGCCGATAAAGCAATTTCTCAAAGTTCAAGAAGTCAAAGAAATTTTGGGAAATGCCTTTAAAGATAATAATCCAGCTATAGACACTAATAAATTACAAGAGATGTGGGATAAAGTTAATGTTTCAAATCCGTTACCAGATGATTTTAACTGGAAGCGGGTTGCTAAAAAATATCTGCAAAAAGTTAAAGAGATAATTCAAGGTATTCCTGAACTCAGAGATATTCACGATTCCCAAAATCTGGATAAAATCAAAGATATCTTAGAAGGCAATGCTGAGAAAATTACCACATTTGATTTAGTTAAATATCAAGAAGGAATCCGCGAGTGCTATGGCAATCTCAAATTAGATAGCTTAGATACAAGCGGCTATGCCTATAACGAACTGAAATTATGGCGGATTTTTACTGCTCAAAATGTCCGGGAAACTCATCAAGTTTTAGCGCAAGTTCACGAACTGCCTAAAGAACATCTTAGACGGCTGCGAGAAAGCGAGCAAGTAGAAGCTGTTGAATTAGAAGAATTAGAACGCCACAAACGGGTTTATTTTGAACAGCCGACCCGTTCAGTTTTAGATGTTGTCAATAAAAAGCAAGATTATAAATATCTTGTAATTTTGGGCGATCCTGGTTCCGGGAAGTCTACATTGTTGCAATTTCTGGCTTTGAATTGGGCTGAGTCTCCACTGGATAATGTTATTTCATTACCAATTCCCTTGCTAATTGAATTAAACACCTATATGCGGTGGCGCGAGAATAAAGAGAATCAAAGTTTTCTAAATTTCTTCCATCAAGGTAGTGGTGCAATTCATCATCTCAATCAGCTTGAACTAGATAAACAATTAAAAGCTGGTAATGCCTTAGTGATGTTTGATGGTTTGGATGAGGTATTTGAGGCTGGTAAGCGAAAGGATGTAATTACTGATATTCATAGCTTTACTAAAGACTATCCTGATGTGCAAGTAATTGTCACTTCTCGGATTATTGGCTATAAACCGCAACCATTTCTGAATGCTAAGTTTCGCCACTTTATCTTACAAGATTTAGACTCAGAACAAATTCAGGATTTTATCAACCGTTGGCATGAGTTAACTTTTACCGATGCAGTAGATAAAGTCAGAAAACGGGAACGGCTAAAAAGAGGAATTGAAGCTTCCAAATCTATTGCAGAATTGGCGGGAAATCCTCTGCTGTTGACGATGATGGCAATTCTTAATCGGAATCAAGAGCTACCAAGAGATAGAGCGGAGCTTTATAATCAAGCATCGCGGGTACTGCTACATCAATGGGATGTGGAACGCGCTTTGATAGAAGATAAGAGGTTAGATCCCAAGACGATTGATTATAAGGATAAGCAAGCGATGCTGCGTCAGGTTGCTTATCTTATGCAAACTGGTGATAAAGGTTTGGCAGGTAATTTGATTAATGAAAATGATTTAGTCAAAGTTCTGACTGATTATCTCAAAACCATAGAATTTGATAAACCCAGAGAAGCGGCGCAGGTAATGAAAGATCAACTGCGAACTCGCAACTTTATGTTATGTTTCCTGGGTGCGGATTATTATGCTTTTGTGCATCGGACATTTTTAGAATATTTCTGTGCTTGGGAGTTTGTCTGGCAGTTTAAAGAAACGCAAACGCTGACTCTTGAGGAACTTAAGAATGAAGTTTTTGGCAAACACTGGCGAGATGAAAGTTGGCGTGAAGTTCTACGCTTGATAACAGGAATGCTTGAGCCAAAGTTTGCAGGTGATATTATTGATGATTTAATTGAAGTATATGATGAACAAATAAATGAATGGTGTGAAGTAGAAGTTATTGACATACTTATTCTCGCATCTGAGTGTATGTCAGATATAAGAAACCGCTTGGCGATTACATCAACTGATAATAAATTAGTTGAGCGTCTAAAAAAACTAGTTGAGGTTTATGCTCCGTATAGCGGAGAAGATATGGGTTATACCTTCCCAGAAGAAGAAGCTAACTTAATCCATACAATTAGTACCAAGGTAATTTCAGTCATTACAACTACGTGGAGTAACCACGTAGAGACATTACCTTGGCTAAAAAATTTAGCTGTGTATGGTTATGGATATATGGCAGCTATGGCAATACAAGAATTAGCGCGAGGTTGGAAAGATGACCCAGATACTTTATCAATACTCAAATCTCTTGTTCAAGCTTTTCATTATGGAGAGGACAAATATAGAGAGAACAGATCTGCCTATGCAGCAATACAAGAATTAGCGCGAGGTTGGAAAGATGACTCAGATACTTTGCCAATGCTCAAATCCCTTACTCAATTTAGTGAGGATACGAGCATACAAACTATGGCAGTGCGAGAATTAGCACGAGGTTGGAAAGATGACCCAGATACTTTGCCAATGCTCAAATCTCTTGCTCAGTCTAGTAATGATTGGGTAGTACAAAGTACAGTACTGCAAGAGTTAGCACAGGGATGGAAAAATCAACTTAATATTTTATCTTTCCTTAAAGAATTTGCTCAAGTTGATAATTTCAACTATCTCAAACACGAAGTGATGGAAGAACTGATTAGGAGTTGGCAGATTAGTCCTGAAATTTATGATTTTCTTCATGAGTGTGCTGTTGATGATTCCTTTGATTGGATAGATTGGGATTTCTCTGATACCAGAAATGTTCCTTCTCGGCAAATAGCACTTAAGGCAATCATTGAGCAATTTCCTCAGCATCCCCAGACTTTACCACTGTTGCGCGATCGCGCAGAGAATGACCCAGATGAGCAAGTGCGGGAATTTGCTCAGAAGAAGTTAAAGCAGTTGGAAGAGTAA